GGAGGATTTGAACCCAAGATTTTTGACTCTGGTATTAACTACTTTACCATTAGATCAGCACACATATGCTAATGTCTATGTGGTTATATTGATGTAGTTCGAGCTTGCTATTAGTTAAATTAAATTAGttggaaaaataataaattttggtcaaattgTGATTAACTTATAAATAGTTATATCATaactttgacattttttttccattgtTCCATTTGGTTAAATTTTGGATGAAATTGTGCATGATGTGAAAGCCTAAATCTGTATACTTTTACAAATTTGTATCAttgattttattatgaaaaatattgtacttcctccgttccatagCAGTGGAGACGTTTATTTTCGGTatgtgatttaagaaaaattgtgttaagtgagttgagtaaaagaaaaataaagtaagaaatgaaaaagggAGAGAGATGTAAAGAGAATATAGAAAGATAGAGTAAAATAAGTGAGATaaaatatgttgacttttactaaaaaatgaaatgactatattactatggaacgtatcaaaatagcaaaatgactctactactatggaatgaaGGGAGTAGTATATGAGATTCaactatagtatttttttatggcTTCCATACATAATTTACCCCCAAATTCAAATCAATAggacaactaaaaaaaattagctatttttaaaagttattgGATTGGTCAAATTGACAAAAAGTAATAAATGATATTTATGACTATGTGCCGTCTTATTAATCTGAATAAATGTCatttaaacaaaacaaacataACTTATGGAGTATGCTGTAAGCCTGTAACAACAATCACATGTAgtatctaattttattttaaaagcaAAAAAAGAAGCAAGATTTAAAAAGTTAAGTGTTAGGATTGTTATAATGTGTTTATGCATTTGATTGCAGGTGAAGAATGAGGAATTAGTAAGTGCAGATTATGACGGAAATGGCGGATGGGGAGACGATAATCCCTCGGTTTTTATTTTGTCCACAAGTGGAGGATTGCAAGGTGAATATCAGATCACTAATGGCTATGGTCCTCTCCTCGCCCCACCTCTTATGAAGGTAACCAATTTACTCCTCAAACattcgttttataaaaataatataaataattggaGTCGAGAGAATGTAAAATAATATAGACAATAACTTGGTTAAGATTTTTttctacattattttatttcttattttaccctCCCTCCACTTTAACttatttattattgtttttataaaacaagtgcaaaaaagaagtgtgacaaactttaaggggatgaagggagtatcattttaattaACTTTCTCAATTACTTTTTCATCTATCTCTGCCCTATTTAaccaatttcatattaaaatctTTGTCGTCCAGAAGTCTATTTTTATCGAACAAAGAAGTATATAATATTGAAACAAATCAGGAACACTGGAGCACATATATAGTAGAAGATGATTTCAAATTCATAAAAGAGAATGGATTGGACGCAGTGAGAATCCCAGTAGGATGGTGGATTGCTAGTGACCCCAATCCACCTAAACCTTACGTTGGAGGTTCATTGCAAGCTCTTGACCATGCCTTCTCCTGGGCTGAGTAAGCCAATACATTCAAATACATGCTCCTAATTGAACGTAGCATTAATCTCCGAATTTGATCGTTGCAGAAAATACGGAATGAAGGTGATAATCGATCTTCACGCAGCACCGGGCTCCCAGAACGGTTGGGAGCACAGTGCCTCTAGAGACGGATCACAGGAATGGGGACGCACAGACGAAAACATCCAACAAACCGTCGATGTCATTGACTTTCTAACTGCGCGGTAaaacactttattttttttttcatttcagtgagAAAAGTTGGAAGTAATGTATAAGTGTTGTACAACTCCATTTAGTTTGAGGTTAGTATTAAACTAACGTGCAGTCGATTATCCTAACCTCTTGAATAGGTATGCAAAGAGCCCGAGCCTATTCGCAGTGGAGCTGATCAACGAGCCTCTTTCTCCGGGAGTGTCTCTGGACAGACTTACCAAGTATTACAGAGCTGGTCTGGAAGCTGTACGGCGCCATTCGCAGACTGCCTACGTCATACTGTCTGACAGATTAGGACCTCATGAACCTCTAGAGCTCGTGGATTTCGCTAAAGGATTTACCAAAGTTGCCATCGACGTGCACCATTACAATCTCTTCAGCCCGATATTCGACAACCTAACTGTTCAACAGAACATCGATTATGTCAACACTAATCGGACCCAACAGTTGACCCACATCACCGTCCCAAACGGTCCTCTCATTTTCGTcggtatgttttttttttggtagacAAAAATTTTCTTGTTAACTTCGACGAATTGCTGATCCTGACTCATCTATAAATAAGTGGATAACTATCCCTGTTACAGAGGCTTCTAAGGGGTGAGTGGACCCATTTTAATAGAAGATTTCATGTTTGATTCTCAGGGGAATGGACGGCGGCGTGGCAAGTTAGGGATGCAAGCAAGGAGGATTACGAGAGGTACGCGGCGGCGCAGCTGAGGGTGTTCGGGCAGCAACGGTTCGGGTGGGCTTACTGGACTCTCAAAAATGTGCAAGACCATTGGAGTATGGAGTGGGTGATTAAGAATGGCATTATAAAGCTTTGATATTCACATTTAGATTTTGAAACCTCATTCCTTATCCAAATCCAATGAATAAATGGATGTTATTACTGAATTCCTCGTTGTAATACTGGTACAACAAATCGCATCATATCAATTTCCCtaacatatatatgtatgttgCTTTTGCTTATTAGAGTATACTACTCatagatagaaacatccattccTCATTAATTTTTCGAGGAAACAGATTTTAAGGATAGAAGAATATTGGGCACAAGCTAGTCGAACGTGATGATTTGAAACACCAAGAACAATTAACAAGACAAATTTCAGCAAAAACTCTTGTCGAGTC
This DNA window, taken from Salvia splendens isolate huo1 chromosome 18, SspV2, whole genome shotgun sequence, encodes the following:
- the LOC121777150 gene encoding probable glucan 1,3-beta-glucosidase A, with the translated sequence MKLLFIFSITCLCMLSSSNGSTGRGDGLPVRAVNLGGWLVTEGWIKPSLFDAIPNKDLLDGSGVQLKSVTVGKYLCAETGGGTIIVANRSSASGWETFSLWRINATTFNLRVFNRQFVGLDSHGNGVDIVAVANAPSQIQTFHIDRNPNDLKRVRIRASNGFYLQVKNEELVSADYDGNGGWGDDNPSVFILSTSGGLQGEYQITNGYGPLLAPPLMKEHWSTYIVEDDFKFIKENGLDAVRIPVGWWIASDPNPPKPYVGGSLQALDHAFSWAEKYGMKVIIDLHAAPGSQNGWEHSASRDGSQEWGRTDENIQQTVDVIDFLTARYAKSPSLFAVELINEPLSPGVSLDRLTKYYRAGLEAVRRHSQTAYVILSDRLGPHEPLELVDFAKGFTKVAIDVHHYNLFSPIFDNLTVQQNIDYVNTNRTQQLTHITVPNGPLIFVGEWTAAWQVRDASKEDYERYAAAQLRVFGQQRFGWAYWTLKNVQDHWSMEWVIKNGIIKL